Proteins encoded within one genomic window of Corallococcus macrosporus:
- a CDS encoding response regulator — MSLPTEEIPLSPARDERPRDDGLRKETVRGSVLVVEDDAAHRELLVEMVSGWGYDAMPVGSAEEAEFAVRNKRMDAAIVDVFLPGRSGTTLMSKLREKFPQAVLIGVSAMSDAATARKCKGLGADLFIGKPLDPEKLAKALKSKHQSWH, encoded by the coding sequence ATGTCGCTCCCGACGGAAGAAATCCCTCTCTCGCCTGCCCGTGATGAGCGTCCGCGTGACGACGGTCTGCGGAAGGAGACCGTCCGGGGTTCAGTGCTGGTGGTGGAGGACGACGCCGCGCACCGCGAGCTCCTGGTGGAGATGGTGAGCGGCTGGGGCTACGACGCCATGCCCGTGGGCAGCGCGGAGGAGGCCGAGTTCGCCGTGCGCAACAAGCGCATGGACGCCGCCATCGTGGACGTGTTCCTGCCCGGCCGCAGCGGCACCACGCTCATGTCCAAGCTGCGTGAGAAGTTCCCGCAGGCGGTCCTCATCGGCGTCAGCGCCATGAGCGACGCGGCCACCGCGCGCAAGTGCAAGGGCCTGGGCGCGGACCTCTTCATCGGCAAGCCGTTGGATCCGGAGAAGCTGGCCAAGGCGCTGAAGTCCAAGCACCAGAGCTGGCACTGA
- a CDS encoding ABC transporter permease subunit — MSRVPVRAWVGLVLLVGLGVLSLLAGRLFPEALSNTCPLGWDLNRPDRSVCELAFGGLWVSLAVGLAAGALSTVLGLAVAALARLSGGVTEQVLLRAVDAVFALPDVLVVMVLQLAGQSLMDAGMGGGLGPFGLMVTSLALVGWAGPARMFRDRLATLEGQEYVAAARALGGGGLHVLRVHLWPMLRPFVLAVFLSRLPNAILTESTVSFFGIARMEPMSLGRYLGTSYAALIYEGGGRVVIPAWGLLVLLVLGASLASQALGGGRRREV, encoded by the coding sequence TTGAGCCGCGTCCCCGTGCGCGCCTGGGTGGGACTGGTCCTCCTGGTGGGCCTGGGCGTCCTGAGCCTCCTGGCCGGACGCCTGTTCCCGGAAGCCCTGTCCAACACCTGCCCGCTGGGCTGGGACTTGAACCGCCCTGACCGCAGCGTGTGCGAGCTGGCCTTCGGCGGCCTGTGGGTGTCCCTGGCCGTGGGGCTCGCGGCCGGTGCGCTGTCCACCGTGCTGGGGCTCGCCGTCGCGGCGCTCGCGCGGCTGTCCGGCGGGGTGACGGAGCAGGTGCTCCTTCGCGCCGTCGACGCCGTGTTCGCCCTGCCGGACGTGCTCGTGGTGATGGTGCTCCAGCTCGCGGGCCAGTCCCTCATGGACGCGGGCATGGGCGGCGGCCTGGGCCCCTTTGGCTTGATGGTGACGTCCCTGGCCCTGGTGGGCTGGGCCGGCCCCGCGCGCATGTTCCGCGACCGCCTGGCCACGCTGGAGGGCCAGGAGTACGTGGCCGCCGCGAGGGCCCTGGGCGGCGGCGGGCTGCACGTCCTGCGTGTGCACCTGTGGCCCATGCTGCGCCCGTTCGTGCTCGCCGTGTTCCTGAGCCGCCTGCCCAACGCCATCCTCACCGAGTCCACGGTGAGCTTCTTCGGCATCGCCCGCATGGAGCCCATGTCCCTGGGCCGCTACCTGGGGACTTCCTACGCCGCGCTCATCTACGAGGGCGGGGGCCGCGTCGTTATTCCCGCGTGGGGATTGCTCGTCCTGCTGGTGCTTGGCGCCTCGCTCGCTTCACAGGCCTTGGGGGGAGGTCGCCGTCGCGAAGTGTGA
- a CDS encoding ABC transporter permease subunit, giving the protein MRLIATRLVRQLVLVPVVAVASYFLMAALPLTTESDAKRQVSPELAASYQRDLGIGEPLGFLRPWQKLFSGERLGTSAQGITGDELLQKLSGSVGVGLVALPLALAWAVAFALLRTRWRRGRFAVFGDVLPAVAFGTPVFIPALLLAPAVVERGHLLPELCAAVVIAIWPGTFLGTLVGDALETELSRDYVRTALSKGLDPGTVLRRHVLPNVWPALLDAVTPVATALLAGSFAAERVFGLPYFGQLYVLAVLNKQVAVVVVSTTTFATVLVVVSLTVELLRMLVDPRAREARA; this is encoded by the coding sequence ATGCGCCTCATCGCGACGCGCCTTGTGCGCCAGCTCGTGCTCGTGCCGGTGGTGGCGGTGGCCTCTTACTTCCTCATGGCCGCGCTGCCGCTCACCACGGAGAGCGACGCCAAGCGGCAGGTGTCTCCGGAGCTGGCGGCTTCGTACCAGCGCGACCTGGGCATCGGTGAGCCGCTCGGGTTCCTGCGGCCCTGGCAGAAACTCTTCTCCGGGGAGCGGCTGGGCACCAGCGCGCAGGGCATCACCGGCGATGAGCTCCTCCAGAAGCTCTCCGGCAGCGTGGGCGTGGGGCTGGTCGCGCTGCCCCTGGCCCTGGCCTGGGCCGTGGCCTTCGCGCTCCTTCGCACCCGGTGGCGGCGAGGGCGCTTCGCTGTCTTCGGTGATGTGCTCCCCGCCGTGGCGTTCGGCACGCCGGTGTTCATCCCCGCGCTGCTCCTGGCCCCCGCCGTGGTGGAGCGCGGACACCTGCTGCCGGAGCTCTGCGCGGCGGTCGTCATCGCCATCTGGCCCGGGACCTTCCTGGGCACGCTCGTGGGCGACGCGCTGGAGACCGAGCTGTCCCGCGACTACGTGCGCACCGCGCTCAGCAAGGGCCTGGACCCGGGCACCGTGCTGCGCCGCCACGTGCTCCCCAACGTGTGGCCCGCGCTCCTGGACGCCGTGACGCCCGTCGCCACCGCGCTGCTCGCGGGCTCGTTCGCCGCGGAGCGCGTCTTCGGCCTGCCCTACTTCGGCCAGCTCTACGTGCTCGCCGTGCTCAACAAGCAGGTCGCCGTCGTCGTCGTGTCCACCACCACCTTCGCCACCGTGCTCGTCGTCGTGAGCCTCACCGTGGAGCTCCTGCGCATGCTCGTGGATCCGCGCGCCCGGGAGGCCCGCGCTTGA
- a CDS encoding peptide ABC transporter substrate-binding protein: MAAACGPCGFQPEPGVKVVVPAMPTTLDWSHSDPQSWVNYPVMLATQKGLTTLGADHSVQPGLAERWEREADAAGHEVYTFHLKPGVTWSDGSPVTARDFVFGWHRALLGRERGEMADLQGAEEVLALLERGAPEAEVKAALARVGVEAVDARTLRVTLERPRSYFLARLANVYLFFPAPSADLEGKSDEAVRDYFDRPRDGRPLAVGPYRVERWDRAGERVRLVYNPRSAFPPPLGPGETPAPVLTLMKSEIGPALYERGRVDFVFVDSAAALRGMRAADLKREPLLSTYFLAFNTERPPLDRPEVRRALARALDRDALLAGLLPAARATNVLLPPELPDAATPEQAARLPRYEPERAKAELAGAKGLDRPLRLVVKAGDSFVPEEALAERIAAQLAKVGVQVVVDSRSDFSAEVARRTPQGPRAYDLQLRRLGADYAHPNTFFTLFERQGNHQTGWETQAGGEPMRRFEQLLEAADGDPDPAHARELYAKAQEVLVGEQAVIAPLYHPDRYFRARARLHGLDVDPFNFLALRALRLGPDETANARAEGQGP; the protein is encoded by the coding sequence ATGGCCGCGGCCTGCGGGCCCTGCGGCTTCCAGCCCGAGCCGGGCGTGAAGGTGGTGGTGCCCGCGATGCCCACCACGCTCGACTGGAGCCACTCGGATCCGCAGAGCTGGGTGAACTACCCGGTGATGCTGGCCACGCAAAAGGGGCTCACCACGCTGGGCGCGGACCACTCCGTCCAGCCGGGCCTGGCGGAACGCTGGGAGCGCGAGGCGGACGCGGCCGGGCACGAGGTCTACACCTTCCACCTCAAGCCCGGCGTGACGTGGTCGGACGGTTCGCCCGTGACGGCGCGCGACTTCGTCTTCGGGTGGCACCGGGCGTTGCTGGGGCGCGAGCGTGGCGAGATGGCGGACCTCCAGGGAGCGGAGGAGGTGCTCGCGTTGCTGGAGCGCGGGGCGCCGGAGGCGGAGGTGAAGGCGGCGCTGGCGCGCGTGGGCGTGGAGGCGGTGGATGCTCGGACGCTGCGGGTGACGTTGGAGCGGCCCCGGAGCTACTTCCTGGCGCGGCTCGCGAACGTGTACCTGTTCTTTCCCGCGCCGTCGGCGGACCTGGAGGGCAAGTCGGACGAGGCGGTGCGCGACTACTTCGACCGGCCTCGTGACGGGCGTCCGCTGGCGGTGGGGCCTTACCGCGTGGAGCGATGGGACCGCGCGGGTGAGCGCGTGCGGCTGGTCTACAACCCACGCAGCGCGTTCCCTCCACCGCTGGGGCCGGGGGAGACGCCGGCGCCGGTGCTGACGCTGATGAAGTCGGAGATCGGCCCGGCGCTCTATGAGCGGGGCCGGGTGGACTTCGTGTTCGTGGACAGCGCGGCGGCGCTGCGCGGGATGCGGGCCGCGGACCTGAAGCGCGAGCCGCTGTTGTCCACGTACTTCCTGGCCTTCAACACGGAGCGTCCGCCGTTGGACCGGCCGGAGGTGCGCCGGGCGCTGGCTCGGGCGCTGGATCGGGACGCGCTGCTCGCTGGGTTGTTGCCGGCGGCGCGCGCGACGAACGTGCTGCTGCCTCCGGAGCTGCCGGACGCGGCGACGCCGGAGCAGGCGGCGCGGCTGCCTCGCTACGAGCCGGAGCGGGCGAAGGCGGAGCTGGCGGGGGCGAAGGGGCTGGACCGGCCGCTGCGGCTGGTGGTGAAGGCGGGGGACTCGTTCGTGCCGGAGGAGGCGCTGGCGGAGCGCATCGCGGCGCAGCTGGCGAAGGTGGGCGTGCAGGTGGTGGTGGATTCGCGCTCGGACTTCTCCGCGGAGGTGGCGCGCAGGACGCCGCAGGGGCCGCGCGCGTATGACCTGCAGCTGCGGCGGCTGGGCGCGGACTACGCGCACCCGAACACGTTCTTCACGCTGTTCGAACGCCAGGGCAACCACCAGACCGGCTGGGAGACGCAGGCCGGTGGCGAACCGATGCGCCGCTTCGAGCAGTTGCTGGAGGCGGCGGACGGCGACCCGGATCCGGCGCATGCGCGCGAGCTGTACGCGAAGGCGCAGGAGGTGCTGGTGGGGGAGCAGGCCGTCATCGCGCCGCTGTACCACCCGGACCGCTACTTCCGAGCGCGGGCCCGGCTGCACGGTCTGGACGTGGATCCGTTCAACTTCCTCGCACTGCGCGCGTTGCGGCTGGGACCGGATGAGACGGCCAACGCCCGCGCGGAAGGGCAGGGGCCGTAG